The DNA region CAATCACCGGTCGCCGTCCCGTCAAGGGCAGCATCATCAATCGTAAGGGTCAGTCCAAGAAGAGCGGCGGCATCGGCACGCACGTGACGAGCATCACGAAGCGTAAGTTCCGCCCCAACCTTCAGAAGATCCGCATCCGCACCGCCAACGGCGGCACCAAGCGCGTCCTCGTCTCGGTCAAAGCCATCAAGGCCGGCCTCGTCGAGAAGGTCTAAAACCCTCCGCGAACTTCACATTCCCAAAACCCGCCGCTCAAAAAGCTGCGGGTTTTTTCATGCCCATACGTTGCCCCTTCTAGAACCACGCAAATCTTACGCTCCCGCCCGCATCCACCTCGCGTCAGTCCGCGTCTTGGCCTTTCGAACAACAACGTTCCCGCGCCGCCTCCGCCTCTTTCTCCCTTTTCGCCCAACATGAAGTTCTCCCTCACCGTCAACGGCCAGTCCCGCTCCGTGGACGCCGACCCCGAGACTCCCCTGCTCTGGATTCTCCGCGACCACCTCGACCTCGTCGGTACCAAGTACGGTTGCGGCATCGGCCAGTGCGGTGCCTGCACCGTTCACATCGACGGCGAAGCCGCCCGCGCCTGCTCGCTCCCCCTCTCCACCCTCGGCGACAAAAAGGTCGTCACCATCGAAGGCCTCTCCACCGACGCCTCGCACCCGCTTCAAAAATCCTGGTGCTCACTCGACGTCCCCCAATGCGGCTACTGCCAGGCCGGCCAGATCATGTCCGCTGCCGCTCTCCTCGCGAAAAACCCGCACCCGACCGACACCGACATCGACGAATCCATGGCGGGCAACCTCTGCCGCTGCGCCACCTACACACGCATCCGAGCCGGCATCCACGAAGCCGCCCGCCTCGCCTCCGACGCAAAAAATTCGCCCAAAGCTCAACTCCAGGAGGCCGCCAAATGAGCACCCGTCTCCCCGACTTCATTGAAGCCGCTCTGGCTCCGACGCCATCCTCCGCCACCCCACCCGGCCTCGACCGCCGCAGCTTCCTTAAACTCAGCGCCCTCGCCGGCGGCGGTTTCACCCTCGGCCTCTACTTAAAATCCTCCCCCGCCGGCTTTGCCGCCGAAACCGCCGCCTCGGCCACGACCGACGCCACCGCTGACTTTCTCCCCAACGCCTTCATCCGCATCACCCGACAAGGCGTCATCACGATCATCGCGAAAAACCCCGAGATCGGTCAGGGCATCAAAACCTCCCTGCCCATGATCATCGCCGAGGAACTCGAAGCGCCGTGGGAATCCGTCATCATCGAACAAGCCGGCCTCGATCCACGCCTCGGCGGACAATTCGCCGGCGGCTCCACCGCCATCCCGGTCAATTACGATCAATGCCGCCGCCTCGGCGCCGCCGCCCGCCTCATCCTCATCGAGGCCGCCGCCCACACCTGGACCGTCCCCGCCTCCGAGTGCTTCGCCGAAGCCGCCGCCGTCATCCACCGCCCCACCAGCCGCAAACTCACCTACGGCGAACTCGTCGCCATAGCCGCCACACTCCCCGCGCCCGACCTTAAGACTGTCGCGCTCAAAGATCCGAAAGACTTCAAGCTCCTCGGCCGCCGTATCGGCGGCGTGGATAACCCCAAACTCGTGACCGGCCAGCCGCTCTTCGGCATCGACCAAAAACTCCCCGGCCTGCTCCACGCCGTTTACGTTCGCTCCCCCGGCTTCGGCGGCAAAGTCGCCAGCGCCAATCTCGACGATCTCAAAAAACTCCCCGGCGTACGCGACGCCTTCATCCTCGAAGGCACCGCCGATCTCTTCGCCCTCGTCCCCGGCGTCGCCATCATCGCCGACACCACCTGGCAGGCCTTCAAAGCCCGCGACCAGCTCCACGTCACCTGGGACGAGCCGTCCCGCGCCGATTTCTCCACCGCCGCCTTCGCCGAAAAAGCCGCCGCTCTCGCCAAAACAGCTCCGCAAAAAGAACTCCGCGCCACCGGCAACGTGGACGATGCCCTCGCCTCCTCCGCCAAAACCATCGAGGCCGCCTACCACTATCCCTACCTCGCCCACGCCAACCTCGAACCGCAAAACTGCACCGCCCTCTTCAAAGACGACCGCATGGAAATCTGGGCGCCGACTCAAAGTCCCGCCCCCGGCCAGGATATGGTCGCCAAGGCTCTCGATCTCCCGAAAGACAAAATCACTGTCCACCTTACCCGCATCGGCGGCGGCTTCGGCCGGCGCCTCATGAATGACTACATGGTCGAGACCGCCGCCATCGCCCACCGCGTGCCCGGCAAACCGATACAAGTCACCTGGACGCGTGCCCAGGACATGCAGCACGACTACTATCGCGCCGCCGGCTGGCACTTCCTCAAAGGCGGCGTCGATGCCGCTGGCAAACTCGCCGCGTGGCATGACCACTTCGTCACCCTTGGTACGAACTCCACCGAGAAAGCCGGCAACGGCGCCGACGTCAGCGGCGACGAATTCCCCAGCCGCTTCA from Nibricoccus aquaticus includes:
- the rpmB gene encoding 50S ribosomal protein L28 translates to MARICAITGRRPVKGSIINRKGQSKKSGGIGTHVTSITKRKFRPNLQKIRIRTANGGTKRVLVSVKAIKAGLVEKV
- a CDS encoding (2Fe-2S)-binding protein translates to MKFSLTVNGQSRSVDADPETPLLWILRDHLDLVGTKYGCGIGQCGACTVHIDGEAARACSLPLSTLGDKKVVTIEGLSTDASHPLQKSWCSLDVPQCGYCQAGQIMSAAALLAKNPHPTDTDIDESMAGNLCRCATYTRIRAGIHEAARLASDAKNSPKAQLQEAAK
- a CDS encoding xanthine dehydrogenase family protein molybdopterin-binding subunit, whose product is MSTRLPDFIEAALAPTPSSATPPGLDRRSFLKLSALAGGGFTLGLYLKSSPAGFAAETAASATTDATADFLPNAFIRITRQGVITIIAKNPEIGQGIKTSLPMIIAEELEAPWESVIIEQAGLDPRLGGQFAGGSTAIPVNYDQCRRLGAAARLILIEAAAHTWTVPASECFAEAAAVIHRPTSRKLTYGELVAIAATLPAPDLKTVALKDPKDFKLLGRRIGGVDNPKLVTGQPLFGIDQKLPGLLHAVYVRSPGFGGKVASANLDDLKKLPGVRDAFILEGTADLFALVPGVAIIADTTWQAFKARDQLHVTWDEPSRADFSTAAFAEKAAALAKTAPQKELRATGNVDDALASSAKTIEAAYHYPYLAHANLEPQNCTALFKDDRMEIWAPTQSPAPGQDMVAKALDLPKDKITVHLTRIGGGFGRRLMNDYMVETAAIAHRVPGKPIQVTWTRAQDMQHDYYRAAGWHFLKGGVDAAGKLAAWHDHFVTLGTNSTEKAGNGADVSGDEFPSRFTPHFRLTQSIISSNVPTGYWRAPGSCAYAWVFQSFIDELAHTAGRDQVEFRLELLGEDREVPVSQGNRGRPYHAGRMKHVVRLAAEKAGWKSKQLPRGQGQGIAFHFSHAGYVAIVADVTVAQDGTLKVDKLTAAVDVGPIINLSGGENQVQGSMIDGLSAAWFQEITLENGRVQQTNFSDYTLLRMPDAPKLEVHFAKTDFPPTGLGEPALPPVAPAVCNAIFAATGKRIRTLPIDKEDLSWS